The following coding sequences are from one Ruminococcus flavefaciens AE3010 window:
- the nudC gene encoding NAD(+) diphosphatase — MIQDIGENVFRNEFALRREPAASDRVIVYREGEMACSVENNAIAFPQVRELPETYAEKLIYLFEVEGEAFFLLLTDSGEGPELPEKYTFGSIRKIRSTDPQPQKYLFAAVTAHHLAEWYIGSRFCGRCGAENSHDSSERAMVCPKCGKKFYPRIDPAVIVGVVSGDKLLITRYRTGFAHNALVAGFTEIGESFEATVSREVMEETGIKVKNIRYYKSQPWGIAANILAGFFCEADGDSTIHMDENELKYAEWLGREEIVLQPYDHSLTNEMMKLFKSKGRGVLGK; from the coding sequence ATGATACAGGATATAGGAGAAAACGTTTTCAGGAACGAATTTGCGCTGCGCAGGGAGCCTGCGGCTTCCGACAGGGTAATAGTATACAGGGAAGGCGAAATGGCGTGCAGTGTTGAAAACAATGCCATTGCCTTTCCGCAGGTTAGGGAGCTCCCCGAGACGTATGCGGAAAAGCTGATATATCTTTTTGAGGTGGAGGGAGAAGCCTTCTTTCTGCTGCTGACAGACAGCGGTGAAGGTCCTGAGCTCCCCGAAAAGTACACATTCGGCAGTATCAGGAAGATACGCAGCACCGACCCGCAGCCGCAGAAGTATCTGTTTGCGGCAGTTACTGCACATCATCTTGCGGAGTGGTATATCGGCAGCCGTTTCTGCGGACGCTGCGGCGCGGAAAATAGTCACGACAGCAGCGAGAGAGCCATGGTCTGCCCGAAATGCGGCAAAAAGTTCTACCCGAGGATTGACCCTGCGGTGATAGTGGGAGTGGTCAGCGGCGATAAGCTGCTCATAACCCGCTACAGAACAGGCTTTGCCCACAATGCGCTGGTGGCAGGCTTTACGGAGATAGGAGAGTCCTTTGAAGCAACGGTCTCCCGTGAGGTCATGGAGGAAACAGGCATAAAAGTAAAGAATATCCGCTATTACAAGTCTCAGCCGTGGGGCATTGCCGCCAATATCCTTGCAGGCTTTTTCTGTGAGGCTGACGGTGACAGTACCATACATATGGACGAAAACGAGCTGAAATACGCAGAATGGCTCGGCAGGGAGGAGATAGTGCTCCAGCCCTACGACCACAGCCTTACCAATGAGATGATGAAGCTTTTCAAGAGCAAGGGACGTGGAGTGCTCGGCAAGTAG